gagtaatacatgcattttttaaaaagatttatttattagttacacagagaaaggagaggcagagagagagagaagtcttccatcccatgcctcactccccaactggctgcaacagctggagctgtgctgacctgaagccaggagccaggagcttcctctaggtctcccacacgagtgcaggggcccaaggacttgggtcatcctccactgcgctccagggccaaagcagagagttggattggaagtgaaacagccgggtctcgaaccggcacccacatgggatgctggcgctccttaacttgctgcaccactgcgccacagcgccggccgcagtacgTGCATTTTAAAGCAGTGATTCTAAAATGGTGAGGGTTGTGGACATAAAAAGCGTTAAGAAACccactgttttaaaataaaacaaaatgaatgaaactgtcCCCAATTTCTGTTCCCCTAAACAGTTTTGGAAAGCTAGTTCCATCAGCAAACCAcccatattttgcaaatattctgTCATAATCATTACTGACTTTTTCTGATCACACCAATATTTCTGGAAAGATCACTGCGGACAACTTTTCCACATCATATCAAACTCTGTTTCTACAAACTACTGATTGATCACACTTTCTGCACAATTCAAATACTCACTTACTGAATCCATACAAATGCTCACACTGTGCTAGGACACAAAGGGACTTCCCCTTTGTTCTTTCTTcccacaataaaatataaagattttttaatacaCAGAAACCTCTGTTCAGTGTTCCTGACATCATCTCTTCCAACTTCATAAAACCAATTTTCTTAGCAacgatttttaaaaagtcaagtatTTCCTAAACTACCAATACAAGCTTAAACACAGCatcaaaaccaaaagaaaattttGGAGTCATTACCTAAGagcaaaaattattatttctttgtacttcaaagaaaggatttttttccctttcactcACTCTTAGTTCTTCTGAAGTGCTTACATTTCAGTAACAGAATGATTATAAGGCAATATTTTTCTTAGCAATGTATAATTCAACAAAAATGGAGCATAATCTTCCCACTCACATTTTAAAAACCCCTTTTTGTGGAGCCCTAAACAATATTTGATGACAGAGATTTGAAACAATGCAGTTGATCAATTAGTAACTAAGTGAGAATGTATAGCCTAGGGGTAAAAAGTAAGCTCAAAAGCAAAGGGAAACCAGATGCATCAAAACCAGAAACCAAAAGCTCCTTATTCACAGGAAAAACAATGGAGAACTCAAAATGATCCATTTACATGTTTTTTAAGAGTAAAGTTTTCCTCTTCACTATTATTTCAACCATACCTCTTAATGAAAAAGGGAGTGTGTGTGCAAAAGAAACAGTATATTCGAAACTTAGATTCTtacttttgattttcttcttcttctgattCTTCATGCTGGTCAAATAACTCCCATTTAGAAGTTGTTACAGCTGaatggaaggaaaaagaggaTGTAATTCCATAAGGTATATTAGCATTTTTGCAGCAGAATTGTAGAAGCCCCTCTTTAGAATTGGaagtttaaagtttttttttaatctattctttGAATAGCCATTTCTATGTGCCAAATCTCTTTCCTCACACCTACACTATCATTTCATTCAGATTCATAAAGTGATAGTGCTGTCATCCTCACCTCCATGTTAgatataagatttatttcattagaACCTACAAATATTAGCAATTACAGAATATAAGCACAAGGCCAAATAAATATGACAGGCAGATCTGAATTGCATCTACTAAGTGTTATGGGAAGGTCAAAACTTGGTTTCTCTGAAACTGACCTCTAAGTAGATTTCCAAGTAGGAACAGCTTCCTGGCTACAATTTCTATTAAAATGCCTTAACTGAGAGGTTTTCAGAGATTTCTCTGATTACTCTCAAAGCTTCCAAACTGAAAGATCTAAGAAAATTATTAACAGTAACACCAACCACAATGAAATCTTACACTAGACATACATTGGATCTTAATGCTGTTAAAAAGCAGCAAAACACAAAAGGTAAACATACATaggcatgtgtgcacacacatatccCTCAATGACTACtggtatttaattttaaaagcataccCATTATCAATTTAtaagtacttaattttttaagatttaacatTTATTATACTTTTACTCACCCTGTGCTTCCAATTCAGATTCATCTACAGCTTCCCACTTTGATGGGGCAACCTTAAATATAGGCTCATTCTTCTTTGAGTCTTCAGCGGCATCCACTATTAGAGAAAGAAGAGCCATTAACTCCAACTACTAGGGAATGATCCAAAATAATGAGTTTTAGGAGCTCAGTATATTactaaaaaacaaagtaaaataaggCCACACATAGACAAACAATAATATCAAAAACAAGAATTTTGActaatccaattctctgcttttGAGATCTAACTTTAAACATATACAGTAGTCTTCCTTTATCATGGGGGGATATTTTCCAAGAGCCCATGGGTAAGCCTGAACCTTTACAAATACTATGTTTTTCTCTATGCAAACATACCCACAGTAAAGTTTAACTTAGCAGGTAGGTACAGTAAGACAGTGACAATAACtagtaataaaatagaataattaaagCAATATATTGTAATAGAAGTTACTTAACAGATATGAATCATTTATTCCTGGgcttattcatttaatattttcagactgtcATTATAGAAAGTCAAGCTTATGGGTAAGAGAGGACTGCTGTACATATCAAGTCTGAAAATACGTTAGTAATATTTTAAGCAAACAGGGAAGTTGAGAAGTAAAAAATAACACCTTTACCTAAATGAGAACTCGTATTTTTGTGGTATTTTAACATACAATTCAAATGTACTGAAGTGCTATGTACACATCCTATTTCCAAAATGATTTTAAGCTGTCAGGAAAACTGAACCTGTAAGCTAGGAAaactaataataaaaacagaattaacaCGGACAGGCTGAATGGTTAAGAAACCTGAGTCCcaaatcagagttcctgggttcaactcTCAGCCatggctctggattccagcttcctgctctggtggACTCTGTGAGGCACTGGTTCCAGAAACTGGATTCTTGCCAgtcaggtgggagatctggatcgagttcctagctcccaCTTCATCCCCAGCCTAattccagctgttgagggcatttggggaatgaactagcagatgggagacctggactaagttcctATATCCCAGCTTTGGCTTCTGCCCTATCTCAGCTATTATAAgaacttggagagtaaaccaacaagtaagagctctctctttccatctatctacctatctctcaaacaaacaaaaaattttcaaaagcagaaactGATAAAAACAGGGACCTAGGATTATGACTATAATTTAACACAAAATTCTGCCTAGAATTTCCTAGCAGtgaagacaaaaagagaaactTGCTAATATTATTAAAAGGCTGACTGTCCCAACCAACAAAGAAGTATAAGCAGAAAAAAAGCCTTTTCCTTGGCACAAATACTAGAGGGTATCTAAATTTTGACAAGACAggaaaaagaggggccggcactgtggttcagtgggttaatgccctggcctgaagtgccggcatcccatgtgggcgccggttctagttctggctgctcctcttctgatccagctctctgctatggcctgggaaagcagaagatggcccaagtccttgggcccctgcacccacatgggagacccagaagaagctcctggctcctggcttcggatcggcacagctccggctgttgcggccaattggggagtgaaccatcggatggaagacctctctctctctgcctttcctctctctgtgtaactctgactttcaaataaataaataaatctttaaaaaaaaaaaaaaagacaggaaaaagTAACTTGAAACCATCAGAAATTAAGACCTTTTCCCACATCAACACGTGTGGAAATGGATGAATTTTGATAACTAAACTTTAGTAGCtagatttcatcagtttaaaaTTCGAACTTACAAGGCACTCCATCAAGATCATCATCAAGACTTTTTATAGGAACTCCATCAAGATCATCAATGGGAGTAGCATCAATAGGAATTCCATCCACATCTTCCAGGGGTGCACCATCAAGCTCTTCCTCAATGGGGGCACCATCAAGGTCATCTGGTACATCCTATAGAAACATACTACTGTAACATTTTCCCTTGCTTGATACAGGATTAATTTGCAATCTACAAGCCATCCTGGTTAGATACCCACATTCCCTGGTACTATGTAAAgacattttaagattattttatcatCCAGACTGCCAAAGAAAATCATCTATTCACTTATTTATCCAATGTTTACCCAGTGCTTATTGTGTCATGTATTATGTGAATAATGACAAGCAAAAACTGGCTTAGCCCACCACCAATGAACGTAGTaaaggtttttgttgttgctgttattggGTGGGGTACAGTGAGCCAGGAAATAGGATGATCCAAACAATATAAGTGCAACTAAAATAAGTACTACAACAAAGAGGTATATTATATGATTAGAATGTTTAATAGTAAGTTTCACTTAGATAGGTTAGAGATGGTGCTCTGAAGTTAACCTAAGCTAATATACAAAAATTCCTCAACTTTGACGGTTTTACGCTTTTCTAATTTTACAATGGTTTGAAAGTGATATACATTTTAGTATAAACCATacttcagattttgaatttttcccAGCCACCCACTGACCATGAAGTTAAGTAAACAATCAACACTACAGTGCACTGTGTTgccagtgttttctggatataggCATTCAACAAATCACATGACATACTcaatactttatttaaaagtaaattttttctggggccagtgttgtggcacagtcagttaagctacagcctgtgacacctgccCCAGTTCAGaatcctgaatgctccacttccaatccagctccttgctaatgtgcctaggaaggcagtggaggatggtcctgtaacttgccttccaaataaataaataaatctttttaaaaattaagtaggcTAGGCTAAACTATGTTGGTTTATCAGAATGTAACCCCATCCCAAGTTGAGGAGCAACAGTAAACAACAATATACATCTTTTCATGTTatcaaacaaaaaaccaactgCCAATTTTCCTAAAAGAATGCAAAATAGAGTTCCTGTTAGATATAATTTTGACTTCTGGGATCCAGAAATTCTAGCAATAAAAATCCATGATGTAATGGTAAAAATAGTTATTTCTCACAAAAATGTTACTTACAAACATGGGTCCTTCAAAAACATCACAGAAAATGGGTATTATAAAAAATCcacatgtggatttcaaaaatttttgcaccaaaacatacTTTTCAGTccattttttaatacattttttccacaaattttttgaaatacccacATATGTAACCTACTATACCTTCAGAGCATTCCTCTCcccaaaaacacttttaaaagcaaatacaaTGAATGCATacctctgtttccttttcttcaataATATTTACAagtcctaagaaaatattttgtagtttgATCAAAAATGGTTCTGGATATATTGCCCAATCTTCCCATGCTCTGAAGCAGGTCATTACCCGTTGCTGAATTAGAAACagacaataaattattattttgagcAATGTCTCAAACCTCATCTCAAGAAAATTGTTATGATCTAAATTTTCCTTTACGCGGACatccttcttaaaattttaagaaaataattatcattaccatgtttaaaagaatttgtcatcctccaattaaaagaaaaacattaacctccaaaaataatgaagaaacagTAAATTTTGCTCTTTACTACAAAAAGTCAACTCCCACACCATTAGTACTAAACATAAGCCACATTCTGGGAAACATTTACATAAAATCTTattaaagctggaaatcaaagtAGCCAAGTTTTTTTAACCTGAATCCCTTTATGGTCCAATGTTTACTTCCTAATTCTGGCTGACACTTTTCTCTGTCCTTACCAGGAATTTTTTTTGATGTTCTAACTTAGGGTCAGATTGTTAGAGgtcaaaattgttttttaatggaGTGCTACAAAGTCCCTCAAATGATGGGGTCACTGGATATATTcccaaaaattttcttaaaaaacaaaacaaaacaaaacttctcgtcatgaaagtattttaatttaCTCAATTATAAGACACTTTGTGGCTCTGTCTTAACACTGGtctacaacttttaaaaattataaagaatgagTCACTGAACACTTTCTAAACATATATAACTAAAATGTATATCCCCAAATCCAGCCAAACTGTACCTACCATCAGAAAACAAGTAGTTTTCCCACTatgatttctgaaaatatttaagataatcaACACTTAAAACTGGACAAAATAACACTggttagtatattttaaaatttcaagcatttttgataatgaaattaaaatggaataatCTCAAAATAGTAATTTCTAAGATAGCCAAGTTTTTATTTAAGTGGTTTTATGTACCATTCTAGCCCTCCAATGCCCTCCCCATCTGCCTGTTTAAATCACTAGGGCAAAATAGTAAAATACACATACCTTAAAGTTTTCAGATTGTAAATGGCCTTGAATTGTACGATAGGTAGCATTGAGGTCTGAAAATATCTGACATAATTTTGTTTCAAAACTGAAATTGAAACAATACattctttaaaatagaatttatgtAAAAATCTACACCATCTTCAGCATGCTAGCCACTGAAAATCCTCCTGGACTTAAAAATCAAGTTAATCAAGAGAGTCTTAAAAATCAAGAACTAGAGGTTTAAACTTTAAATCCATAACTGAATTGCTTTTACTCCTATTATTCTGGATTTCTCTTATTACTATACATCTAGGAATAGTTTCAAGCCATGTAGTTTACCTTCTTTTGTCTTacaagaaagataaaaaaaaaagatgacttttcCAAAAACTAGCTGAACTAAGAGGACTtatatttctaaatttgtttCACTGAATCTAATCCATAAAATAAACCCAGAAGGGAAAACCAAGGAAGAATTACATGTCATTACGTTACAATAATGTCCTATTGCCTCAGCTGAAAACATTAACAATGGACTacaattttggggccagcgctgtggctcagcaggttagagacccagttgctctacttcctatccagctctctgctgtggcctgggatagcagtagaagttggcccacgtccttgggcccctgcactcaagtcggggacctggaggaagttcccagctcctggcttcagattggctcagctgcagtgttgcagccaattggggagtgaatcaatggatggaagacctctctctctctgcctctcccctctctatgtaactctgactttcaaataaataaattaaaaaaatggactGCAatcaatataatgttttttttcaaTATAATGTTGATCAGAAGAGAACACAGATTATATTTCTACAGTTAAGGCTATATCCTTGGTCtcttatttttgctattatttataTCATTTGTTTATTATGcaagaatatttataaaagtttgtgaaaaatgaaattaaggttgtttattttggcacaaaaatgtttAAGGTCTACGCACTGTGATTTTCTACACATTTCTACACACTTCTTAAAATACTCtcctacaggccggcgccgcggctcactaggctaatcctccgccttgcggcgccggcacaccgggttctagtccagctctctgctgtggcccgggagtgcagtggaggatggcccaagtgcttgggctctacaccccatgggagaccaggagaagcacctggctcctgccatcggatcagcgcggtgcgctggccgcagcgcgccagccacggcggccattggagggtgaaccaacggcaaaaggaagacctttctctctgtctctctcactgtccactctgcctgtcaaaaaataaaaattaaaaaaaaaaaatattctcctaCAATGCACTAAAATTAGGAAGGCATTTTGGcaagctgcttgggatacccacatccagAGTGCCTAGTATGGTGTCTcacctctacttcctatccaatttcctgctaaggtgcctgggaggcagcagattatgatggcccaaatactcgggttcctgctacccacatttcagattcagatggagttctaggttcctagcttcagcagATCTAGatatatctatccatccatctctccctcccactgccccctCACTATCTATTCTGCTTATCAgataaacataaatttaaaagcaaaagttATTTTTTAGTCCATCCATTTGTTCTCTAGTCAattattatgaaaatgaaaaaataaaatatctagaatACTGATAATTTAGCacagtgggctttttttttttttttccccccagatttatttatttgagaggcagagttacagacagggagacacagagaagagagaggccttccatccactggttcgttccccaaatggccacaactgccagaactgggccaatccaaagctaggatccaggagcttcctcagggtctcccatgtgggtacaggggctcaagctcttgagccatcctccagtgtattcccaggccattagcaaggagctggatcagaaatagagtaggGGGtcggcaatgtggcacagcaggtaaagccgctgcctgcagtgccaacatcccatttgggaaccagttcaagtctcagctgctccacttccgatccagctctctgctatggccttgggaaagcagaagatggcccaagtgcttgggcccctgcacccatgtggtagacctggaggaagctcctgctcctaatcagcccagctccagccaatgaagccatctggggagtaaaacattagctggaagacctctttctctctacagctgcctctcaaaaaaaaaaaaaaaaaaaaaaagtggagcagccaggactccagcagggACTCTAATCTGTGCCCGTTTGAGATTGCCAGCAACTCAGGTAGAGGTGTAACCCaacacagcacagtgctggcccctacaagtcgattttcaaaaaaaattctacagcctataaaaaaaattatgttttactGTTAAAGAGTCTTAACAAAACAATCTTCCTTTCTGAATTCCTTACCCTTAAATCTTTATTTCAAGAACATCAACTTACATCATTATACTTACAATTTTCTATAATATGAAGCATTGGCAACTTTGGCTGAAGAGTTGTACAAAACATCAGAAACCAAATATAATCTGGCAATCTGTAATACCAAAAGATAACATAAAATGgatcaaaaataaaaaccactagCTAATAACATGGCTAGAAAACAATTCTGTATTGTTGTTTCTTAATAAAGCTAATGTTTAACTATAATGTAATAATCATTACTAAGTGGGAGAATTACATGGAATTCCACATCACAATCATGCCGTTGGCAGGAATATTATCTGTTAACTCATTTACATTTCAACTTGTTGATGAACTGTGTATCAATGAACAAAGCAGTCTTCCtagcagaaggaaaagagaattaCACAGGAAAGGCTTTGTCAGTCAAGTTGCTCATACAAAAAGGAAACCAATTCCGATCCCAAAATAAGTCACtgtctcacattttttttttaattaaagaaacgCTCATAAAAGTGGGTAGAAGATTTTTACCTCTCCCTGtgcctccactgcctttctgccTGTCAGATggataaaggttttttttaagttcataaaGAAAAATCACTGCCATACCTTTTTAGGAAGGGGTGTCTTTAAGATGGACAATGACTCAGTAATGCAATCCACTATTTCTTCAGCAGCTTCAGCATTATTAAGACAGAAAACCATTGCATCTCCAATATCATTTTTCCTTGGAGTTAATCCTCGCAAGATTTCTTCTAATTTGTCCCTCTGTctgaatatacattttttaagctCATAAATATTTATACAGATTTCAATGTCATTATAACTTCTGCTCacaaattaatttctttaaagctcagataaaataattctgaaaactgAATTGTTAAGCCTCTCAAATttgttacaattttttaaaggacTTATACTGAGAAGAATACTTTGCCCTGAACTAATAAAAGATTCCAGTAGTATTTTTAGCTTAcaaattaagtaaatataaaatggGCATTTTTTCAATAGTATTTGAGAAAAGCTCCAGTTCTTTCATGCCATTATATTGAAGAAGAACCTTCATGCTCTTTCATCCCCTTCCTCAGAAGAAGTCTATTACTTTACTATTTCTGCATGGAATTAGGACAGCTACTTTTTTCTGTAAAGGAGAAGATAATACAATTTTACTTATAAAAACACAAGGCGGGCAGATTTGGCTCATGGGTTGAGTTTGTAGACTCCTAGGCCAAAGTGATAACGAATACTCATTTTGAGAAACAAATACAGTTAATTACTAGAGTGCTCCATTAGCAAATGTTCTCACACACaaagcattttgttttttgaaatttatcagtgacctttcttgtctttttcatagaaaaaaaatctatgacttTTGAAATGAAATTAGGTTGGCATGAAGCTATACCTATTCCTCCTCCACATCGAAACTACTTTCTATGAAGGAGCAGATGCTTCCCTCACCTCCACCTGCACTGAATGAGCACTAATAATAACCTACGTTGCCTTGGTGGCTATCTCACAGCCCATAACACACTGCAAACTCTATGCAGAGCCTTTGCATAGTCAACATCAGACCCCGCCAGCCAGACAGCAACTTCTCTTCTTTATATTACATTCAGAGAGGCAAGGATTCTAAGGGTGCCCAGATAATTTCTGCAAGAATCTGAAGTATCTCAAAGCCAAACAAAGAAGTTAGTCATGTTTAAGAGATCAGAATTAATTTTATCAGAAGGCAGAAGTCAAAGCCAATAGGATACATCCTTGTATTTGCCAAGacagttaaaattataaaacctgTATGAAAGATGTTACTAAGCATTCTAacactaaaaaaaattattttagggttAAAATCTTAGCAAGACCATTCACTAAAGCAATCATCAAAGAAACTTTTCTGAATAtataacagaaaggaaaaatatcttACTCTTCCTTAAGTGCTCCCTTTTTACTAGGCTCCTCCACAAAAGCTTCTGTTTCTTGCTCTTCTGACATCCCATGCAGGTAGGGATTTAATGGTGGTGGCCTCCAAAAAGACCCATTTTTGAACATACGAAAATCTTCTGTCCGCCACTTAGTTGGAGAATCTCCCTAATAAATATCCAGAAGTTATTAGAGAGGTCTAGTAACTCAGagttaaaattaacaaataaatgattCTACTTGCCTGCAGAATAGAGTAAAGCTTCCACCTATAGTAAACATGGGCTGGtgtctggttttcaaataagaacctaaataaaacaaacacaaaattagaCATCATATTCTCTGAGCTATCTTCAACAAagtataaataaatgagaaacagtATTTGCCTATTTGGTTCTAAATAAAACCAGAAGTAAGAATTGCCAAAGGGAAATTCTCACCCACTGCCATCCACTACATGCTTCTTCATGGTCCCGGCCCCATGCTGCTAAGTGAATGGCATTCATACTCAGAAAGCATGCATCTTGCTGCATCTTAGACTCTATCAAACACTCGGGTCAGACACTGTGTCTGCTAAGGGGAGATTTTCCCCAATATATAATCTCAAAAGCAGTGGTTTTACACTATTCAGTGTTAAATTGGTGCCTCAGATACAACAATTTCCTgtacaattgatttttttattttattttttttttgacaggcagagttagacagtgagagggagagacagagaaaggtcttccttccgttggttcaccctccaaatggccgccacagctagcatgctgggccgatccaaagccaggagccaggtacttcctcccagtctcccatgcgggtgcagggcccaagcacttaggctatcctccactgcactcctgggccacagcagagagctggactggaagaggagcaaccaggacagaagccggcaccccaaccaggactagaacctggggtgccagagccacaggcggaggattaaccaagtgagccgcggcgccaaccTGTACAATTAATTTTGTTATGTAACTTATGAAGACACTTTCATTGAAATgcataatgaaaaatattttctttctagagAATGCTGAAAATAATGCtatataactaaataaaaatgaggtgtggggtgggggactggcactgtggcatagcaggtaaagcactgcctgcattgctggcatctcatatgggcgctggttcaactcccagctgctctacttccgatccagctctctgctacggcctgggaaagcagaagatggcccaagtgcttggggtcctgcacctgcatgggaagacccagaggaggttcctggctcctggcttcagatcggcacagcgccagctgttgcggtcaattggggagtgaaccagaggacagaagacctctctctctgcctctccttctctttgtgtaactctgatttccaaataaataaataaatcttttttttttttaagatttcatttatttatttgagaggtagagttacagacagagggagagacagagagagaggtctcccatgtgatggttcactccccagatggccataatggctggagctgagccgatctgaagccaggagctaggagcttcttctgggtctcccacgtgggtgcaagggcctaagcacttgagccatcctctactgctttcccaggccacagcaaagagttggattggaagtggagcagctgggacttgaaccaggtcccaggtgggatgctggcactgtagaccagggctttaacacactacaccacagtgccagccccataaataaatctttaaaaaaaacaaaaaaaagtgatggGAAACTGACCTAAGCACATTTTAGTCTAATTACTAAGATTGATTCTTATCTGCTTGCAAAATAATTCCATACTTTTTAGAACTTTattcttggaaatatttttaattccagaaaatagttttaaaatgtacACCTAAAGATATACAAAacaggaaatatatatatgtgtatgtataaatatatatataaaacatactaTTCAGTCTTAAAAGGAAGACATATGCTACAAGATGGATGCATCCTGAAGACATTATACTAAGTGTAATAAGGCAATCACAAAAGGACACTTATATATGAATGCATTCAGATGAAGTATGTACAATAATCAAATTAATAGTGACAGGATACAGAATGGAGTTTGCCAggctgaggggaggggagaagagggagttattatttaatgagtacaaaatttcagttttaaaagaagaagaaacaagatGGATGTGGTCATGGTTTACAcagtgtgaatgtacttaataccattgaattatacatttaaaaatgattaacagtacatttatatgtat
Above is a genomic segment from Lepus europaeus isolate LE1 chromosome 2, mLepTim1.pri, whole genome shotgun sequence containing:
- the U2SURP gene encoding U2 snRNP-associated SURP motif-containing protein isoform X7 — encoded protein: MLPCYRHPKTRRILRRNLLALIHRMIEFVVREGPMFEAMIMNREINNPMFRFLFENQTPAHVYYRWKLYSILQGDSPTKWRTEDFRMFKNGSFWRPPPLNPYLHGMSEEQETEAFVEEPSKKGALKEEQRDKLEEILRGLTPRKNDIGDAMVFCLNNAEAAEEIVDCITESLSILKTPLPKKIARLYLVSDVLYNSSAKVANASYYRKFFETKLCQIFSDLNATYRTIQGHLQSENFKQRVMTCFRAWEDWAIYPEPFLIKLQNIFLGLVNIIEEKETEDVPDDLDGAPIEEELDGAPLEDVDGIPIDATPIDDLDGVPIKSLDDDLDGVPLDAAEDSKKNEPIFKVAPSKWEAVDESELEAQAVTTSKWELFDQHEESEEEENQNQEEESEDEEDTQSSKSEEHHLYSNPIKEEMTESKFSKYSEMSEEKRAKLREIELKVMKFQDELESGKRPKKPGQSFQEQVEHYRDKLLQREKEKELERERERDKKDKEKLESRSKDKKEKDECTPTRKERKRRHSTSPSPSRSSSGRRVKSPSPKSERSERSERSHKESSRSRSSHKDSPRDVSKKAKRSPSGSRTPKRSRRSRSRSPKKSGKKSRSQSRSPHRSHKKSKKNKH